From Danio rerio strain Tuebingen ecotype United States chromosome 7, GRCz12tu, whole genome shotgun sequence, the proteins below share one genomic window:
- the slc7a10a gene encoding asc-type amino acid transporter 1, translating into MDGTETNRRNCAKSEQQKMLDSRGNQSGSKDRVTLKKEIGLLSACAIIIGNIIGSGIFISPKGVLDHAGSVGFSLIVWVLGGGICALGSLCYAELGVTIPKSGGDYSYVTEIFGGLVGFLLLWSAVLIMYPTTLAVIALTFSNYVLQPAFPNCLPPYIATRLLSTTCVLFLTWVNCSSVRWGTRIQDVFTVGKLLALVLIIVVGMVQIAKGHYDALEPQAAFEFIKDPSVGQIALAFLQASFAYSGWNFLNYVTEEVVEPRKNLPRAIYISIPLVTLVYTLTNIAYFSSMSPQELLESNAVAVTFGEKLLGMFSWVMPISVALSTFGGINGYLFTSSRLCFSGAREGHLPYLLAMIHLKSCTPIPALIVCCTATIVILCIGDTHNLINYVSFINYLSYGVTIAGLLYYRWKKPNMFRPIKVNLLVPCSYLVFWAVLLGFSLYSEPVVCGMGLVIMLTGVPIYFIGVQWKNKPQWIYSAIERVTYLGQKMCYVVFPQDDPSEIQPLTEKSEL; encoded by the exons ATGGATGGAACCGAAACGAACCGGAGAAACTGCGCGAAGTCGGAGCAACAGAAGATGTTGGACTCCAGAGGAAACCAAAGTGGATCTAAAGACAGAGTGACTCTTAAGAAAGAAATTGGTCTTTTGAGCGCGTGCGCCATAATTATAG GCAACATCATTGGCTCAGGGATCTTCATCTCTCCAAAGGGGGTTCTGGATCATGCTGGCAGTGTGGGGTTCTCACTCATCGTGTGGGTCCTGGGAGGCGGAATCTGTGCCCTGGGATCTCTTTGTTATGCTGAGCTGGGCGTCACCATCCCCAAATCAGGTGGAGACTACTCATATGTGACAGAGATCTTCGGGGGACTGGTGGG CTTCTTGTTGCTGTGGAGTGCAGTGTTGATCATGTACCCAACGACTCTGGCTGTGATTGCGCTCACCTTTTCCAACTATGTTCTGCAGCCTGCCTTCCCAAACTGCCTGCCTCCATACATCGCCACCCGACTCCTCTCAACCACCTGTGTCT tgTTTCTGACTTGGGTGAACTGCTCTAGTGTGCGCTGGGGGACACGGATCCAGGATGTTTTCACTGTAGGGAAGCTGCTGGCCCTTGTGCTCATCATTGTAGTGGGAATGGTCCAGATTGCCAAAG GACACTATGATGCACTGGAGCCTCAGGCAGCATTTGAGTTCATAAAGGATCCGTCAGTGGGACAGATTGCTTTGGCGTTCCTGCAGGCGTCATTTGCCTACAGTGGTTGGAACTTCTTGAACTACGTCACAGAGGAGGTGGTTGAGCCTCGCAA aAACCTTCCACGTGCGATCTACATCTCTATCCCTCTGGTGACGCTCGTCTACACTCTCACCAACATTGCCTACTTCTCCTCCATGTCTCCTCAAGAGCTGCTGGAGTCGAATGCTGTGGCTGTG ACGTTCGGAGAGAAGCTGCTAGGGATGTTCTCCTGGGTGATGCCCATCTCTGTTGCACTTTCTACATTCGGAGGGATTAACGGATACCTGTTTACCTCTTCTAG GTTATGTTTCTCAGGGGCCAGAGAGGGCCACCTGCCGTACCTACTGGCCATGATCCACCTGAAGAGCTGCACACCCATCCCTGCCCTGATCGTTTGT TGTACAGCAACCATAGTGATCCTGTGCATCGGGGACACACATAACCTGATAAACTACGTGTCTTTCATAAACTACCTCTCATATGGAGTCACTATAGCCGGGCTACTTTACTACAGATGGAAGAAACCCAACATGTTTAGACCCATTAAG GTAAACCTGTTGGTGCCGTGCAGCTATCTGGTGTTCTGGGCTGTGCTGCTGGGCTTCAGTCTGTACTCGGAGCCAGTGGTGTGTGGGATGGGGCTGGTGATCATGCTCACTGGAGTCCCCATCtatttcattggagtgcagtggAAGAACAAACCACAGTGGATATACAGCGCAATTG agagaGTCACCTACCTGGGGCAGAAGATGTGTTACGTGGTCTTCCCTCAGGACGATCCTTCTGAAATCCAGCCTCTCACAGAGAAATCGGAGCTGTGA